A section of the Flavobacterium ardleyense genome encodes:
- the neuC gene encoding UDP-N-acetylglucosamine 2-epimerase: MTKKILFISGTRADFGKIKSLIKIVEGDSQFETTVFVTGMHLQEKYGYTLLEFEKCGITNIHTFENHTDETTMDLTLAKTIQGLSEYVQNSKPDLIVIHGDRVEALAGAIVGSLNNILVAHIEGGEISGTIDELIRHSTSKMSHIHFTSNDLAKKRLIQMGEIEESIFTIGSPDVDIMFSESLPSLEVAKEYYDIHYAKYAIVMFHPVTTEHDEMQKYAEDFVEALLLDDQNYVVIYPNNDLGSSLIFEAYEQLRGSSRFKVIPSLRFEYFLTLLENADFIVGNSSAGIREAPYYGIPIINVGSRQQNRSQHPSILNVGYNKFDIYEALQEKKVKTAITTTDNFGDGNSAEAFLEALQSDGLWEVNRQKQFRDI, encoded by the coding sequence ATGACAAAAAAAATTCTCTTTATCAGCGGTACACGTGCCGACTTCGGGAAAATCAAATCATTGATTAAAATCGTTGAAGGCGATAGTCAGTTTGAAACTACGGTTTTTGTTACGGGAATGCACCTGCAGGAAAAGTATGGTTACACCTTACTAGAATTTGAGAAGTGTGGAATTACCAATATCCATACTTTTGAGAATCATACTGACGAAACTACGATGGATCTAACTTTGGCCAAAACCATTCAAGGACTTTCAGAATATGTTCAGAACAGTAAACCGGATTTGATCGTGATTCATGGCGATCGAGTAGAGGCGCTTGCTGGCGCTATTGTGGGTTCGCTAAATAATATTCTGGTGGCACATATAGAAGGTGGCGAAATTTCGGGCACAATTGACGAACTGATCCGCCATTCGACTTCCAAGATGAGTCATATTCATTTTACTTCCAACGACTTGGCCAAAAAACGCCTTATTCAGATGGGCGAAATTGAAGAATCAATCTTTACAATTGGTTCGCCAGATGTGGATATAATGTTTTCGGAGTCGCTGCCTAGTTTGGAGGTTGCAAAGGAATATTATGATATCCATTATGCAAAATACGCTATTGTAATGTTTCATCCAGTTACGACTGAGCATGACGAAATGCAGAAATATGCAGAAGATTTTGTCGAAGCTTTGCTATTGGACGATCAGAATTATGTAGTTATTTATCCAAATAATGATTTGGGAAGTTCGCTAATTTTTGAAGCATATGAGCAGCTTCGCGGAAGTTCACGCTTTAAAGTAATTCCATCTTTGAGGTTTGAATACTTTTTGACTTTACTAGAAAACGCCGATTTTATAGTAGGAAATAGTAGCGCCGGAATACGGGAAGCACCTTATTATGGAATTCCGATTATTAATGTTGGAAGCAGGCAGCAAAACAGGTCGCAGCATCCTAGTATTTTGAATGTAGGGTATAATAAGTTTGATATTTATGAAGCTTTGCAGGAGAAGAAAGTGAAAACTGCCATAACTACAACCGACAATTTCGGTGATGGAAATTCGGCAGAAGCATTTTTAGAAGCCTTGCAGAGTGATGGACTTTGGGAAGTAAATCGTCAGAAACAATTTAGGGATATTTAA
- a CDS encoding acylneuraminate cytidylyltransferase family protein produces MNKTIAIIPARGNSKRLPGKNLLPLGGIPLIAHSILYAQANSETIDAVYVSTDCEQIKNVALEYGAKVIDRPVALSGHLEPTVSALKHVLENIEIVDSVILLQPTNPLRPVNLLKEAFENYTHSNVDSLFTVTRNHQKFGKIMEGRYMPFNYKLGQRSQDLDPLYFENGLLYISKADLILRDIILSELAIPFIIDHPFAKVDIDTQEDFDFAEYVISRSL; encoded by the coding sequence ATGAATAAAACAATCGCCATCATTCCAGCAAGAGGAAACTCAAAACGGCTACCGGGGAAAAATCTTCTCCCACTTGGCGGCATTCCCCTAATCGCACACAGTATTCTTTATGCGCAAGCAAATTCCGAAACAATCGATGCCGTTTATGTCTCTACAGATTGTGAACAGATAAAAAACGTAGCTCTGGAATACGGGGCAAAGGTTATTGACCGCCCAGTGGCGTTATCGGGACATTTAGAGCCTACCGTTTCTGCATTAAAGCATGTGCTTGAAAACATCGAGATTGTAGATTCAGTTATTTTGCTGCAGCCTACAAATCCATTGCGACCTGTCAACTTACTAAAAGAAGCGTTTGAAAATTATACACATAGTAATGTGGATAGTTTGTTTACGGTAACTCGAAATCATCAGAAGTTTGGCAAAATAATGGAGGGTCGCTATATGCCCTTTAATTACAAATTAGGTCAGAGAAGTCAGGATTTAGATCCTCTCTATTTTGAAAATGGTTTGCTTTATATTAGCAAAGCTGATTTAATTTTGAGAGATATAATTTTGAGTGAACTTGCAATACCATTTATTATTGACCATCCATTTGCTAAAGTCGATATTGACACGCAGGAGGATTTTGATTTTGCTGAGTACGTTATTAGTAGGAGTCTTTAG
- a CDS encoding N-acetylneuraminate synthase family protein encodes MKPYIEIAGRKIGADYPPLVIAELGINHEGSLEVAKEMVDAASRAGVEMIKHQTHIVEDEMSGAAKKVIPGNAAVSIYEIMQRCALSEEEELELKNYVESKGMIFISTPFSRAAAQRLEKFDVAAYKIGSGECSNYPLLEHIAAFGKPVILSTGMNDLESIAKAVAIFDAKKVQVALLHTTNLYPTPIHLVRLGAMTQMSEAFPDKVFGLSDHTLNNNACLAAVALGAAILERHFTDVMERSGPDIVCSMDEKTCQELIKNSNEIWQMRGGVKKAAEEEQVTIDFAFATVCSIATVKKGTALSKENIWVKRPGTGAIKAEHFNSILGKIATRNIENDQQLEYKDFE; translated from the coding sequence ATGAAACCATATATAGAGATTGCAGGTAGAAAAATTGGCGCAGATTACCCGCCATTGGTGATTGCCGAGTTAGGAATCAATCACGAAGGATCTTTAGAAGTTGCTAAGGAAATGGTAGATGCTGCTTCTCGGGCGGGCGTAGAAATGATTAAGCATCAGACTCATATTGTAGAAGACGAAATGAGCGGTGCAGCAAAGAAAGTTATTCCCGGAAATGCGGCCGTCTCTATTTATGAAATTATGCAGCGCTGCGCATTGAGTGAAGAAGAGGAGCTGGAACTGAAAAATTATGTGGAAAGCAAAGGGATGATTTTTATTTCGACTCCCTTTTCGAGAGCGGCTGCACAAAGACTGGAGAAATTTGATGTTGCAGCTTACAAAATAGGCTCGGGCGAATGCAGCAATTATCCCTTGCTAGAGCATATTGCTGCATTTGGAAAACCGGTAATTTTGAGTACCGGAATGAATGATCTTGAAAGTATTGCCAAAGCAGTAGCGATATTTGACGCAAAAAAAGTTCAAGTTGCACTTTTGCACACTACGAATTTATATCCAACACCAATCCATTTGGTGCGCCTAGGTGCAATGACCCAAATGAGTGAAGCATTTCCAGATAAAGTATTCGGGCTCAGCGATCATACCTTAAATAACAATGCCTGTCTGGCAGCAGTTGCGCTGGGTGCTGCTATTTTGGAAAGACATTTTACCGATGTTATGGAACGTTCTGGACCCGATATAGTATGCAGCATGGACGAGAAAACTTGCCAAGAACTAATTAAAAATTCAAATGAAATTTGGCAAATGCGAGGTGGCGTAAAAAAGGCGGCGGAAGAGGAGCAGGTTACTATAGATTTTGCCTTTGCTACGGTTTGCAGTATTGCTACCGTAAAAAAAGGGACAGCCTTAAGCAAAGAGAATATTTGGGTAAAGAGACCGGGCACAGGGGCGATTAAAGCTGAGCATTTTAATTCGATTTTAGGAAAGATCGCCACTAGAAATATAGAAAATGATCAGCAATTAGAATATAAAGATTTCGAATAA
- a CDS encoding TylF/MycF/NovP-related O-methyltransferase — translation MENLYDLSKKFEYENGFYATANASRFSKFMTHLEFFKRTSEVRGEIVEFGIFKGNSFFRWIKFRDLLEQTYSRKIIGFDIFGDFPEAQLEEDKAKRDAFVKETNGGVSISFEEINTLLQQQGLAENVDIIKGDILITLENYLLENPHLKISLLHIDVDLYEPSKHILEKLFDKVTKGGIIIFDDYGAFAGTNKAVDDFFKNKVEVKKLPYSHAISYIVK, via the coding sequence ATGGAGAATCTCTACGATTTAAGCAAAAAGTTTGAATATGAAAACGGCTTTTATGCTACAGCGAATGCATCGCGGTTTAGTAAATTTATGACACACCTAGAGTTTTTTAAAAGAACTTCAGAAGTTCGAGGAGAAATTGTAGAATTTGGAATCTTTAAAGGAAATTCTTTTTTTAGATGGATAAAGTTTCGGGATTTATTGGAGCAGACATATAGTCGGAAAATTATTGGCTTCGATATTTTTGGAGATTTTCCTGAGGCACAATTGGAAGAAGATAAAGCTAAGAGAGATGCCTTTGTTAAAGAAACCAATGGTGGAGTAAGTATCAGTTTTGAAGAAATAAATACATTATTACAGCAGCAAGGCCTTGCGGAAAATGTTGACATTATAAAAGGAGATATTCTCATAACATTAGAAAATTATTTACTAGAAAACCCACATTTAAAGATATCTCTTCTTCATATAGACGTTGATTTATACGAGCCTTCAAAACATATTTTGGAGAAATTATTTGATAAGGTTACCAAAGGAGGAATTATAATTTTTGACGATTATGGTGCCTTTGCTGGAACAAATAAAGCAGTTGATGACTTTTTTAAAAATAAAGTTGAAGTAAAAAAATTACCTTATTCCCACGCTATTTCATACATTGTTAAATAG
- a CDS encoding glycosyltransferase family 4 protein, whose protein sequence is MHICFLCNEYPKEGFPHGGFGTFVKTIALQLVKTGVAVSVVGVNYESKYEEVVENGVNIYRIERHQIKGLSWFLNFRDINKCLKKIHHNSAIDIVEASELGLAFINKAPNIKYIIRLHGGHHFFAEAEKRGIDKWKGFQEKKSFKKADTFVAVSEYVKKHTELYLDFNNKSVAVINNPINFSLFKPSENPKQIKHRLVFVGTVCEKKGVRQLLEAFQEVRLNYIDATLDIYGRDWFYPDGRSYIAELRKMFTQLQMDKIRFMGTVAHTDLPEVYESANVCVFPSHIETQGLVAPEAMAMEKAVIFSKTGPGPETIIDGETGFLVDPYNSKEIAEKIMWCFKNGEAVQQIGKNARIATINKFAVNMILEKNIEFYKKLLKKKPSVRIADL, encoded by the coding sequence ATGCACATTTGCTTTCTTTGTAATGAATACCCTAAAGAAGGATTTCCGCATGGTGGCTTTGGCACTTTTGTCAAAACTATTGCTTTGCAATTAGTAAAAACAGGAGTTGCCGTAAGTGTTGTGGGCGTTAATTATGAAAGTAAGTATGAGGAAGTAGTTGAGAATGGTGTTAATATATACAGAATTGAGAGACATCAAATAAAAGGACTGTCGTGGTTTTTGAATTTCAGAGATATCAATAAATGTCTAAAGAAGATTCATCATAACTCGGCTATCGATATTGTGGAAGCTTCAGAGTTAGGCTTGGCATTTATAAATAAAGCTCCAAATATCAAGTATATCATTAGACTCCATGGCGGGCATCATTTTTTTGCCGAAGCAGAAAAGCGCGGAATTGATAAATGGAAAGGTTTTCAGGAAAAGAAGTCATTTAAGAAGGCGGATACTTTTGTGGCGGTTTCAGAATATGTAAAAAAACATACGGAGCTATATTTAGATTTTAATAATAAAAGCGTTGCAGTAATAAATAATCCGATTAATTTTTCGCTGTTTAAACCTTCAGAAAATCCGAAACAAATTAAGCACCGTCTAGTTTTTGTAGGAACGGTTTGTGAGAAGAAAGGAGTACGACAACTTCTTGAGGCATTTCAAGAAGTGAGACTGAATTATATAGATGCAACTCTTGATATATATGGACGAGACTGGTTTTATCCAGATGGTAGGTCTTATATTGCGGAGCTGCGAAAGATGTTTACGCAGTTACAGATGGATAAAATTCGATTTATGGGAACGGTTGCTCATACAGATTTACCCGAGGTATATGAGTCGGCAAATGTATGCGTATTTCCTTCTCATATAGAGACTCAGGGACTTGTGGCTCCAGAAGCGATGGCAATGGAAAAAGCAGTTATTTTCTCTAAAACAGGTCCAGGGCCAGAGACGATAATTGATGGAGAAACTGGATTTTTAGTAGATCCTTATAATTCGAAAGAGATTGCAGAGAAGATAATGTGGTGTTTTAAAAACGGAGAAGCGGTACAGCAGATTGGAAAAAATGCAAGGATTGCTACTATTAATAAGTTTGCTGTTAATATGATTTTGGAAAAAAACATCGAATTTTATAAAAAATTGTTGAAAAAGAAGCCTTCTGTCAGAATTGCAGATTTGTAA